The nucleotide window CTCGTGGACCTCGAACGCTACTCCCTGGAAAAGCTCGGCTGGTACGAGCACGACATCGTCTTCGGCGAAACGCCCGAAGCCGCCGTGCGGGCCGCCGAAGAAGCCGACGTGCTGCACCTGCACAACTATCTCGACCTGGACTCCCGCGCGTTCGCGCCCATCGACTTCCGCGCGCTGCAACGGCGCGGCAAGCTCGTGCTGCGCCAGTTCCATTCCATTCCCGAAGTGGTCGCGGACCGCATGGGCGCGCCCCTGGCGCGGGTGCTCGGCTGCGAGCTGCCCGCCCTGGTCATCAGCCATTACCCGGAACGGTTCTATCCGCAGGCGCGGGTGGTGCCGAACTTCGTGCCCCAGGACGAGCCCGCCTACCGGCCTCCGGCGGAGGATGCGCCGTCCGGCTGCGATCTTTTCTTCAGCCCCACCAAGCTGACCAGCGCCTGGGAAAACCGCTGGAACACCAAGGGCGCGCCCGAAGTCGAGGCCTTGATGCTGGCGCTGGCCGCGGAGACGGGCTGCACCTGCGAGACGGCGCACGGCCTGCCCCTGGCCGAGGTGCTGCGCCGCCGGAGCCGGGCGCGCATCGTGCTCGACGACATGTCCAACGGATCCATGCACCTTTCCGGGCTGGAGGGCATCAGCCAGGGCAAGCCGGTTCTCGCCTATCTGGACGAGCGGCAGCTGCGGGTGCTGGCCGAGATGGCGGGCGTCAGCTCCCAGCCCTATCTGAACGTCCGCCTGGAGGACGCCCGGCCCGTGCTGCGGCGGCTGCTGGCCGCGCCGGACGAGGCCCGCGAAATGGGCGCGGAGGCGCGGCGCTGGCTGGTGCGCCATTTCTCGGACCGCCAGCTCGTGGGCCGCTATGTGGATGCCTACGAGGAGCTGGCAGGCGGCGGCGGGCTCTCGCGGCAGAAATCCCTGCGCCTGGACGGCGCGCTGGCCCGCTTCCAGGCCGTGGAATTGCCGGAGCTGGCCTGGCGGGCCAGGGCTGCGCGCCGAGGCGGCGGCGAGCATTGATTTTTTCGCGCCCGGCGTGGGGCAGGGGACGGGAGGAGCCGGACGGAAATGGAACGGCGGCTCTTTTCCCTCTTTGCGTTTGCGCCGCATTTGCCCTAAGATGACCAGAACCAAAGATACAATTCGGGATACGGGATGCGCAGACGAGATTTGAAATTGACCATGCTTTCGGCGGTTCTGGCGCTGACGCTCTGCTGCGGCGCGGCCCTTGCCGCCGGGGACGAGACGCCCTGGAAGGTGCGGCGGCCCGCCGACAACACCGTCCTGCCCTCGGAGTTCGTGCACCGACCCGGTGCGGGAGAGCCGCTCCCGGCAGACGCCGGAACCGATGCTCCGGACGGCCGCTCCGAAACCGAGGGGGGGGATGCCGTGGCCGCGGCCAAACCCGCGCAAGAAGCTGAAAGCAAGGCCGAAAAACCGGAACGGGACACCGCGTCCGAGGAACAGGCCCGGCCCGCGCCGACTCCTTCCGCATCCTCCGGGACGCCTGCGGCGGACATGGGCCGCGCCGGCAACCTGGAATCCGTGAACCTGGCCAAGGGCGTGGCGCTGTTTCTGCCGCTGGACCGTCCGGCGGCCGAGCCGCGCACCTTCGTGCTCAAGCAGCCCGCGCGGATGGTCTTCGACCTCATGGGCGCCTGGGACAACGTCGGCTCCAACGTCTACCGCCTGGATTCCCCGCTGGTCGAGAAGGTCGTGATGGGCGAGCACGCGGAGTTTCTTCGGCTGGTGGTCTATCTCAACGAAGCGGCGGGCGTGACGAGCCTTGCGGCCAAGACCACCTTCACTCCGGAAGGGATGCGGCTCGAACTCGACGCGGAATAGCGCTTCTTTTTGCTCGTTTCCCAAATGTAACAATCGGGTCATTGGATCGTAACGAGATCCGGCTAACAGAGGCAGAGCCGCGACGCCCCGGATCGGGCGGCGCACAAGCGAATCGCCAAAGGGAGAGCAAAGTGCCCGAAATAAAAGTTTCTTCGGTCAATCTCAATTTCTTTTACGGGGACTTCAAGGCCCTTGAGGACATCAGCCTGGACTTCGAAGCGAACCAGGTCACGGCCCTCATCGGCCCCTCCGGTTGCGGAAAAAGCACGTACCTGCGCTGCATCAACCGCATGAACGACCTCATCGCGGGAACCCGCGTGGAAGGGCGTCTGACCCTCGACGGCGAGGACGTCTACGCGCCCGGAATCGACGTGGTCGCCCTGCGCAGACGGATCGGCATGGTCTTTCAGAAGCCGAACCCCTTTCCCAAGACCATATATGAAAACGTGGCCTACGGCCTGCGCGTCAACGGCGTGAGCGACAAGCGCCTGCTCGACGCCCGGGTCGAGGAAAGCCTCAAGGGCGCCGCGCTCTGGGACGAGGTCAAGGACCGGCTGCACTCCTCGGCGCTGGGCCTTTCCGGCGGCCAGCAGCAGCGGCTCTGCATCGCCCGGGCGCTCGCCGTGCAGCCGGAAGTGCTGCTCATGGACGAGCCCGCCTCGGCCCTCGACCCCATCGCCACCCAGAAGATCGAGGATCTGATCCACGAACTGAAACGCGACTTCACGATCATCATCGTGACCCACTCCATGCAGCAGGCGGCGCGCGTTTCCGACCGGACGGCCTTTTTCTACATGGGCAGGCTCATCGAGGTGGACACCACCAAGTCCATGTTCACCAAGCCCAAGAACAAGCAGACCGAAGACTATATCACAGGCCGCTTCGGCTAGAGAGAGAGGGACGCATGGAACAGAGAGCGCATTTTTCGCATAAGCTCGAAGAGTTGAAGATGCTCGTGCTGCGCATGGCCGCCTTGAGCGAAAAGGCCGTGCACAACGCGATCAAGGGCATGTTCGAACTCGACGGCGAACTGGCCGAGGAAGTCATCAACCATGACTGCGACATCAACAATCTCGAGGACGAGATCGACCGCTTCGTGGTCGAGACCCTGGCCCTGGACCAGCCCATGGCCACGGACCTGCGCTTCCTCGTGGGCGTGAGCCGCATCACCATCAACCTGGAGCGCCTGGGCGACGAGGCCGTGAACCTGGCCCACAGGACGCTGTTTTTGGCCACCCGGCCGCCCCTGCCGTTCAACCAGAAGATGGAAATGCTCGCCGAGACGGCCAAGAACATGGTTTCCCTGGCGGTGAAGGCTTTTGTGGACCGCGACGTGAAGCTGGCCGAAAAGGTCTGCGTCATGGACAACGAGGCCGACGAGCTGAACATCAAGCTGCTCAAGGAATACATCTCCAGCATGGTCACCGAGACGCGCATCGTCGAGCGCGGGGTGCATTCCATCCTCAGCGCGCGCCACCTGGAGCGCGTCGCGGACCTGGCCACGAACATTTCCGAGAGCGTGATATTCATCGTCGAGGGCGTGAACGTGAAGCACCGCTGCAAGGCCTGACCCGCTTCGGATCGTCCTTGCAATCCGCACAAGGCGATATTGGGAAAACGGCCGCGCAGAGCGGCCGTTTTCATTGGCGAAGTCTTGCGGGCCGGGCGCTTGCGGCAAGCTTTCTTCAGGTGGAAAACGGTTTACAGGCAACCTATTTTCAGATAGTGACGTGTGTTCGTGCCGGTGCGCTTCGCCCCGGTACAACACAGCCGCATCGCGGCGCTGGGCGTCGGCCTTCGGGCCGTCCGGGCAATCAAGGCTTCGCCGACCTCGGAGCGATTCCAAGCCATGATTGCGGACCGGGCTCCGGTCGCGGTGCAAAAATACACTGTCCGAGGTTATGTCGTGGAGGTAACCCATGGAAGAAACAGCGAAACAGAATGTTTCCCCCGAGTCTCCTGAAATGGAGATGAGTTTTGAGAAAGCGCTTGAGGACTACCTGAGCCCTGAATTCGGGGATCTCGAAGAAGGCAGCATCGTCCCGGGCGAAGTGGTCAAGATCGACAAGGACCACGTTCTCGTGGACGTCAATTTCAAGTCCGAGGGCCAGATTCCGGTCGGGGAATTCCTCGACGCGGAAGGCAACCTGACCGTGGCCGTCGGCGACAAGGTGGACGTTTTCGTCTCCAACAAGGACGAAGGCGAAGGCACCATTCATCTCTCCCGTGAAAAAGCCAAGCGGATGCAGCTCTTCGACCGCCTTGAGGAGCTTCAGGAAAAGGACAACATCACCAAGGGACGCATCATGCGCCGGATCAAGGGCGGCTACACCGTCGATCTCGGCGGCGTGGAGGCCTTCCTGCCCGGTTCCCACGTGGACCTGCGCCCCGTGCCCGATATGGACGCCCTGGTTTCCCAGGAGTTCGAGTTCAAGATCCTGAAGATCAACCGCCGCCGTTCCAACGTGATCGTTTCCCGCCGTGTGCTTCTTGAGGAGCAGCGCGGCGAGCAGCGCGAAAAGCTGCTGGAGACCCTGGCCGAAGAGCAGATCGTCACGGGCAAGGTCAAAAACATCACCGAGTACGGCGTGTTCGTGGACCTCGGCGGTCTCGACGGCCTGCTGCACATCACCGATATGTCCTGGAAGCGCATCCGTCATCCGAAAGAGATGGTCGGACTGGGCGACGAGCTGGAACTGAAGGTTCTGAACTTCGACCGCGATTCCCAGAAGGTTTCCCTCGGCCTGAAGCAGCTTTCCGCCGACCCGTGGGAAAACATCGGGGGCAAGTACCCCGAAGGCGCCCGCTTCACCGGCACCGTCACGAACCTGGCCGACTACGGCGCGTTCGTGGAGCTGGAGACCGGCGTCGAGGGCCTGGTGCACATCTCCGAGATGTCCTGGACCCGCAAGCTGCGTCACCCCTCCCAGATGGTGCATGTGGGCGACGAGGTCGAGGTCGTCGTCCTCGGCGTCGATCCCGACAAGAAGCGCATCTCCCTGGGCATGAAGCAGATCAAGCCCAATCCCTGGGACGTGGTCGCCGAGAAGTACCCCGAGGGAACCATCCTTGAGGGCGCCATCAAGAACATCACCGAGTTCGGCGTGTTCATCGGCATCGAGGAAGGCATCGACGGCCTGATCCACGTGTCCGACATCTCCTGGACCAAGAAGATCCGCCATCCTTCCGAAGTCTACAAGGCCGGCGACGTGGTCCAGGCCAAGGTGCTGACCGTGGACAAGGAGAACGAGAAGTTCACCCTGGGCGTGAAGCAGCTCACCGAGGATCCCTGGTCCCAGGTGCCCGCCAAGTACCCCGTGGGCCAGCTGATCACCGGCCAGGTGACCAACATCACCGACTTCGGCCTGTTCGTGGAAGTGGAAGAGGGCATCGAGGGCCTGGTCCACGTCTCCGAGATCAGCCGCAAGAAGATCAAGAGCCCTTCCGAGCTGTACAAGGAAGGCGACAGCATCGAGGCCAAGGTCATCCACGTCTCTGCGGACGAGCGCCGTCTGGGCCTGTCCATCAAGCAGATCAAGGATGAGGCCGAGCAGCGTCGCCGTCCGGCCGCCGCGAGCAAGGGTTATTCCTCCGGTGCCCCCGAGACCGGCAACACCCTGGGCGACCTCCTGCGTCAGAAGCTGGAAGCCGCCGAGGAAGCCCGTGCCGAGGGTGACGAGGAGTCCGGCGAGGATGAAGCCTAAGGCTGGATTCTCCGCGCGACATCCGCTTCTCTTCGGATTTGCGTTACTATTGATGGCCGTGGTCCTCTTTACGGGGGCCTCGGCCATTTTTCGTGCGCTCCGGGTGGGGCAGGACGGCGTGGGCGGGCGCACCGTGGGCGTGGTCCATCTCACGGGCATGATCCTGGACGGCAGGGACGTTGTCGATTTCCTGCGGGAGCTGCGCGAGGACGACGCCGTGGAAGGCGTGCTCCTGCGCGTGGATTCGCCGGGTGGAGCCGTGGCCCCCTCCCAGGAGATGTTCCGGGCCGTGCGCGAGCTGGCCGAGGTCAAGCCCGTGGTGGCTTCCTACGGTTCGGTCGCCGCTTCGGGCGGATACTACGCCTCTTGCCCGGCCACCCTCATCGTGGCCAACCCCGGCAGCGTGACCGGGTCCATCGGCGTGCTCATGGAATACGTCGATTTCAGCGACCTTGCCGGCGATCTCGGCGTGCGCCGGGTGCTGCTGGCCTCCGGCGCGAACAAGGGCGCAGGCTCGCCCCTGGAGCCGCTGACCCCGGCGCAGCGCGACCAGCTCATGGGGCTGATCATGGACATGCACGACCAGTTCGTCTCGGACGTGGCCGTGGCCCGGCACATGCGCAAGGACGCCGTGGCCGCGCTGGCGGACGGGCGCGTGTTCACGGGTCGGCAGGCCAGGGACAACGGGCTGGTGGACGAACTCGGCGGGTACGAGGTCGCCTTGCAGCGGCTCATGGACCTTTGCGGCATGACCAAGCGCCCCAATCTTTACGAAGGCCCCCCGGTGGACGTGCCGCTTCTGGACAGGCTCATGGGCGCGGGCGCCTCCGCTGGGCTGGCCACGTTCTGGAACGAGAGACTCGCGCCCGGCGCACGCTTTCTGTATAGATAGAGCGCGTCGCCCCGGCAGGCGGGACCGGCCCTCTCCCGCGCAAGACCCCGGAGCAAAATGTCCCTGACCATCGCCTGCATCGGCCCATCCGATTCTCTCGCCGTCATCGGCGAAGCCTTTGGCCGCTTTTTCCCGAACCTCGGCTTCCGGGCCTACGTCCGCGAGCGTACCGAGGATTCCTGGGAGGTGCTGGAGCAGAGCCAGAGCGAATGCGACGGCATCCTCTTCTCCGGCATCGGCGTGCAGGAGGCGGCCAAGGCGCGCGGCAGCGTCACCAAGCCCCATGCCCAGATCGAGCGCGGAGCGTACAGCCTGCTCCGCGTCTTTTCCGAGATACAGCGCAGCGGCCAGCCTTTCGGCCGGGTCAGCATCGACGTGGTCGCGGATCAGGTTCTGCGGGAGGTCATCCGAGAATTCGGCGTTCCGTTCGACCAGGTCCATTCCATGCCCTTTGCCGTGCACCACAGGGAACAGGAATACCGCGACCGGCATCGGGAACTGCTGGATTCCGGCCAGGCGGATCTGGCCATAACCGGCTTCGGCTCGGTTTTCCGGGAACTTCAGGATACGGGTTATCCTGTTTTCCGTATGCTTCCCAGCGCGTTGCAGGTGCGCGAGACCGTGGAGCTGTTGCTGGCCGATATTTCGACCCGCAACCTGCGCTCGGCAGGCATCGCCATCCAGATCGTCCGGCTGCACGGCGAAGCGGAGCAATCCGTGAACCAGTACGATCAGATGAAGGACGAAGGCCGCTTCTACCTGCAACTGCTGGAATACGTGCGCATGATCCAGGGCAGCCTCTTCAGCTTCGGAAAGCGCGAATACGTCATCTTTTCCACCCGTGGGGTCATTGAAAGCCCGGTCCACCTGGATATGTTCACCCGGCTCCTGGCCTGGGGCCGAAACAACAACCTGCTGTTCTCCTCCGGCATCGGCATCGGGGCCACGGCCTTCGAGGCGGAAAAGGCCGCGCGCAACGCCCTGGCCAACGGTCGCCGGCTGCCGCAGGGCGGAGTGTTTCTCATGCACGGGGAGCAACTGCGCGGCCCCCTGGGCGAAAGCGACGAGCTGCGATTCCGGACCCGCGTCCAGGATGCGGCGCAGCTGCGCATGGCCGAGGAGATCGGCATCAGCCCCAGCGCCCTGGACCGCATCCGCTCGATCATGGAGTCCACGGGCAAAAGCACCTTCGACTCGGCGGATCTGGCCGCCTGCCTCGGCATCAGCGAGCGCAGCGCCCGCAGAATGCTTAAGAAATTTCTGGACGGCGGCCATGCCAGGCTGGTCGGCAAGGAAAATGCCCACCAGGTCGGGCGGCCCAAAAATTTGGTCCGGCTCATGATTTAGTAGCGCGACGATATTTTTTTTGCTAGTTTCGGACCTGTTTTTGACATGGCTGAAATTGTCGGCCCGGCAAACGGGTCGGCCCAAGGAGGGAAACTCCAACCCCAAGGGAGGCAGTGCATTCGTTGTCCAGGGAGCCCCGCGCGGGGACCGGCCGAGCTCCCTTCCCGACGGGGAGGGCCGGACGCGCAGGTGACGCCGTAATGGTTTTGATCGGGAGGGAATACATACGATGACAGACGCAATCAAAAACGTGAAGGTCCATCTCGTCGTGCTCGTGCTGGTGTGCGTGTCCGAGCTGATCGGGATACTCAAATTCGATGTGGGGCCGGGCACTCTGGTGCTGCTGCCCATGCTCTACGCCGTGTTCCTCGGCACCTTTCTCGGCCCCAAGTTTCTCAAGGTCGTCAACGACAAGGACATGCTGGATTCCAGCACCCTGGTCAGCCTGACCCTGATGCTGCTCATGGCCCGCTACGGCACGCTCGTCGGCCCGAAGTTCTTCGAGATCCTCAAGGCCGGGCCTGCGCTGATTCTTCAGGAGTTCGGCAACATCGGCACCCTCGTGATCGGCATTCCCATCGCCATGTTCCTGGGCCTGCGGCGCGAGGCCGTGGGCGCGGCCCACTCCATCGCCCGCGAGCCCAACGTGGCCCTCATCGGCGACATCTACGGGCTGGATTCCCCCGAAGGGCGCGGCGTCATGGGCGTGTACATCTGCGGCACCGTGTTCGGAACCATCTTTTACGGCCTTGCCGCCTCGTTCCTGAGCGTGCTGGACGTGTTCCACCCCTATGCCCTGGCCATGGCCGCGGGCGTCGGCTCGGCGAGCATGATGACCGCCACCGTGGGCAGCCTCAGCGCCCACTATCCGGCCATGGCGGACAAGATCCAGGCGTTCGGCGTTGCCAGCAACACCCTCTCCGGCCTGGACGGCGTGTACATGTCCATGTTCATCGCCCTGCCCCTTTCCAACAAGCTCTACAACCTGCTGTACCGGCTCAGGTTCGGTAAGACCGAGGAGGCCTAGTCATGCGCAAGATCGTTGAATCCGCCATCGTGCTGGTCCTGGTCGGCGTGATCACCCTCATCGGCAACCGCATCGGCTACGGCTTCGGCCTGCTGGAAGCGTTGCCGGGCATGGCCGTGCTCGTGGCCATCTGCCTTCTCGGCGTGCTCGCCAATGCCTACGTCTTCAAGCTGCCCACGGTGCTCTACGTCATCACCTTCGGCATGATCGTGACCCTGCCTGGCTTTCCGGGCAGCGAACAGTTCGCCGCCTGGGTCGGCAAGGTCAACTTCCTGGCCCTGACCACCCCCATCCTGGCCTACGCCGGGGTCGGCATCGGCAAGGATCTGCCCGCGCTGAAGAAGACCGGCTGGCGCATCGTCGCGGTCAGCCTGTTCGTCATGGCCGGAACCTACCTCGCCTCGGCGGGAATCGCCCAGGTGACGCTGAAATTCCTTGGAGAGATCTAAATGCCTTTGAATGCGGAGATCGCGTCCTGGATAGCGGACATGAAGGCCGTCCGGCACCGCCTGCACACCAATCCCGAGGTGGGCACGGGCACCGTCGGCACCGTGGCCTTCGTCAAGGAGCAGCTCCGGTCCTACGGCGTCGGATTCGAGGACATCGGAGAGAATTCCCTGCTGGCCCGGATCGAAGGACGCGGTCCGGGCAAGACCGTGGCCCTGCGCGGAGACATGGACGCCCTGGAAACCCAGGAGGAGACCGGACTTCCCTACCAGTCCGCGGTCAAGGGACGCGCGCACGCCTGCGGACACGACGGGCACACCGCCACGCTGCTGGCCGTGGCGCGCCACCTCGCGGGCCATAGGGACTTCGACGGCGCGGTGCTGCTGCTCTTCCAGTCCGGCGAGGAAGGCTACGACGGCGCGCTGAAGGTCATCGAGGACGGGCTGTTCGAGAAGCATGACATCGACTTCATCTTCGGCCTGCACAACTGGCCAGGATACGCCACGGATCAGGTCGTGGTCCACTTCGGCGCGGCCATGGCCTCGGAAGACCGCTTCGAGATTCTGGTTCGCGGCAAGAGCGGCCACGCCTCCATGCCCCACGGCTGCGTCGAGCCCTTCGCCGCGGTGGCGGACATCGTCAAGAGCGCGCAGTCCATCGTGGGGCGGAAGGTTTCCGCCCACGACAAGGCCGTGGTCAGCATCACCCAGGTGCACGGCGGCAGCGCGGACAACATCATCCCGGACGAGGTCGTCATCCACGGCAACGTGCGCACCTGCGACGGCGCGGTGCAGGATCTCATCGAGGAGTCTCTCGGCCGGGTGGCCGAGGGCGTGGCGCGCATGTACGGGGTCGAGGCGACCCTGACCTATCGCCGCAAGCATCCCGTGCTCGTGAACACCATGCCGGAACCGGCCCGCGCCGCAGCGGCCGCCGTGGTCGGGGAGGACAACGTGCTCACCGGGGAACTTCCGGTCATGGGCTCCGAGGACTTCGCCTTCTACCTCCGGCACGTTCCGGGCTGCTTCCTCTGGGTCGGCAACGGCAAGGATTCCGCTCTGCTGCACAACAGCAAGTACGACTTCAACGACGAGGTCATCCTGGTGGGCGCTTCCGTGTTCGTGGAGCTGGTCCGTCAGGTTCTCTAACAAAAGAAAAGCGAAGCATGGATTCCCTGCAACAGCTCTACAAGGTCGGCAACGGCCCTTCCAGCAGTCATACCATGGGGCCGCAAAAAGCGGCCCTGCGGTTTCTGGAACGCACGCCCCAGGCGGCGGGCTACCGCGTGACCCTGCTCGGCAGCCTCGCGGCCACGGGCCGGGGCCATCTGACGGACATGACGATCCAGCGCACCCTCGGTGAGGAGCGCACGGAAATCGTCTGGAAACCCGAAGAAATCCGGCCTTTCCATCCCAACGCCCTCGTCTTCGAGGCGCTGGACAGGGAGGGAGCGCCGCTGGATCTGCCCGGCTCTGTCTGGGAGGTCTACAGCGTGGGCGGCGGAACCATCGTGGAGGCGGGCGAACCACGGCGCAAGGCCGTGGACGTCTACCCGCACACGACGCTCACGGAGATCATGGAGCATTGCCGCTCCGAGAATCTGGAGCTGTGGGAATACGTGGAATCCGTCGAAGGGGCCGAAATCTGGCCGTTTCTGGAAGACAGGTGGCGGGACATGAACCACTCGGTGGTGCAGGGCCTCTCCCGTACGGGAGTGTTGCCCGGAGCGCTTCGCTACCCGCGCAAGGCCAATTCCTTTCTGAGGAAGGCGCGATTGCAGACCGGCGCGCTGCGCTCCACGGGCATGACGTTCGCCTATGCCCTCGCCGTTGCGGAAGAAAACGCATCGGGCGGACGAGTGGTCACGGCGCCTACCTGCGGTTCCGCCGGGCTGGTTCCCGCCGTGCTTCGCTCCATAGCCGAGGACCATGGCCTTGAGGAGTGCGAAATCCTCAGGGCCATGGCCGTCGGCGGACTCGTCGGCAACCTGGTCAAGGAGAACGCGTCCATCTCCGGGGCCGAGGTGGGCTGCCAGGGAGAGATCGGCACGGCCTGCGCCATGGCCGCCGCCATGACGGCGTTTCTGTTCGGCGGCTCCCTCCGGCAGATCGACTACGCCGCGGAAATGGCACTGGAGCACCATCTGGGCATGACCTGCGACCCGGTCGGCGGCTACGTCCAGGTGCCATGCATCGAGCGCAACGCCGTTTCCGCCGTCCGCGCCGTGAACACCGCGCAGTACACGCTCTTCACGGACGGGGAGCATCGCATCAGCTTTGATCAGGTCGTGCGGACCATGGGCGAGACGGGGCGGGATCTCAAGTGCGGCTACCGGGAGACTTCCCTGGCCGGATTGGCCAAGCACGGCTGCGGCCCGGCCTGAGCGGCATTCTGGTATTATGTGTTGCGAGGCACGATAAGAGATACGATGCCGTGTTGCCGCGCCCCACGAATTGAGTTACTCAATGGAGTGGGGGAAATGAATGATACAGACCGCACGATACGACAGCATCGTTCTGGAATATCTTGAAAAGCCGAACTGCACCATTTTCATCGTTTCCGACGATGAGCTTTTCAAAAAGAATCTTCGGGCGACCCTGAACAAGACTCTGGGGCTGAAGCAGGATCTGCTCGAGAGCTACGAATCGCCCGCTCTGGTGGCCAAGCCGCTCAAGGCGCGGCTCGACCACGGACATCCCGTGCTGCTCTTCGTGGAAGGATTGCTTCACGGCAAGCTGACCACCGACTTCATCGTCACGCTCAAGTCCCAGAGCCCCGAAGTCAAGATCATCGCCCTGGTTTCCGAGGGGCGGCGCGAGGACATCGCCTACCTTTACGAGGTCGGCGCCAACAACGTCATCGCCAAGCCCGCGTCGGTGAACAACATCATCGAGAAAATGGCCTTCACCATCCGGCCGCAGGGCAAGCTCACCGAGATCGTGCACCTGGCCAAGCGCCTGCTGGCGGCCCGGCAATACGAAAAAATACTGCCCCTGTGCGAGAAAATCCTCAAGATCAAGCCGGGCAGCCCCACGGGACTGATGCTCAAGGGCGACGCCTTTCTGGGTATGGGCAAGCGCGACCGCGCCCAGGAGGCGTATCTGGAGGCCCACGAGAACGCCAAGCTCTTCATCGAGCCGCTCAAACGGCTGGCCGCGTTCTATCAGGGCTCGGACAACGACATGTATCTGGCGTACATGAAGAAACTGGACAAGCTTTCCCCGCTGCACGCCGAGCGCAAGCGCGACATCGGCGAGGTGCACCTTTCGCGCGGGGAAATGGATTCCGCTGAGAAGTATTTCGATCAGGCCATCGAATGCGCCACGCGCGAGGCGTCCGCCATCATCGAGAGCATGGCCGAAAGCATCGCCCAACGGGTGCAGGGCCGCTCGCCCTACCTCGCGGAAAAATATCTGAGCAGGATGATCGAGGCCA belongs to Paucidesulfovibrio longus DSM 6739 and includes:
- a CDS encoding 30S ribosomal protein S1, with the translated sequence MEETAKQNVSPESPEMEMSFEKALEDYLSPEFGDLEEGSIVPGEVVKIDKDHVLVDVNFKSEGQIPVGEFLDAEGNLTVAVGDKVDVFVSNKDEGEGTIHLSREKAKRMQLFDRLEELQEKDNITKGRIMRRIKGGYTVDLGGVEAFLPGSHVDLRPVPDMDALVSQEFEFKILKINRRRSNVIVSRRVLLEEQRGEQREKLLETLAEEQIVTGKVKNITEYGVFVDLGGLDGLLHITDMSWKRIRHPKEMVGLGDELELKVLNFDRDSQKVSLGLKQLSADPWENIGGKYPEGARFTGTVTNLADYGAFVELETGVEGLVHISEMSWTRKLRHPSQMVHVGDEVEVVVLGVDPDKKRISLGMKQIKPNPWDVVAEKYPEGTILEGAIKNITEFGVFIGIEEGIDGLIHVSDISWTKKIRHPSEVYKAGDVVQAKVLTVDKENEKFTLGVKQLTEDPWSQVPAKYPVGQLITGQVTNITDFGLFVEVEEGIEGLVHVSEISRKKIKSPSELYKEGDSIEAKVIHVSADERRLGLSIKQIKDEAEQRRRPAAASKGYSSGAPETGNTLGDLLRQKLEAAEEARAEGDEESGEDEA
- the pstB gene encoding phosphate ABC transporter ATP-binding protein PstB, yielding MPEIKVSSVNLNFFYGDFKALEDISLDFEANQVTALIGPSGCGKSTYLRCINRMNDLIAGTRVEGRLTLDGEDVYAPGIDVVALRRRIGMVFQKPNPFPKTIYENVAYGLRVNGVSDKRLLDARVEESLKGAALWDEVKDRLHSSALGLSGGQQQRLCIARALAVQPEVLLMDEPASALDPIATQKIEDLIHELKRDFTIIIVTHSMQQAARVSDRTAFFYMGRLIEVDTTKSMFTKPKNKQTEDYITGRFG
- the sppA gene encoding signal peptide peptidase SppA, with the protein product MKPKAGFSARHPLLFGFALLLMAVVLFTGASAIFRALRVGQDGVGGRTVGVVHLTGMILDGRDVVDFLRELREDDAVEGVLLRVDSPGGAVAPSQEMFRAVRELAEVKPVVASYGSVAASGGYYASCPATLIVANPGSVTGSIGVLMEYVDFSDLAGDLGVRRVLLASGANKGAGSPLEPLTPAQRDQLMGLIMDMHDQFVSDVAVARHMRKDAVAALADGRVFTGRQARDNGLVDELGGYEVALQRLMDLCGMTKRPNLYEGPPVDVPLLDRLMGAGASAGLATFWNERLAPGARFLYR
- the phoU gene encoding phosphate signaling complex protein PhoU, with product MEQRAHFSHKLEELKMLVLRMAALSEKAVHNAIKGMFELDGELAEEVINHDCDINNLEDEIDRFVVETLALDQPMATDLRFLVGVSRITINLERLGDEAVNLAHRTLFLATRPPLPFNQKMEMLAETAKNMVSLAVKAFVDRDVKLAEKVCVMDNEADELNIKLLKEYISSMVTETRIVERGVHSILSARHLERVADLATNISESVIFIVEGVNVKHRCKA
- a CDS encoding amidohydrolase, translating into MPLNAEIASWIADMKAVRHRLHTNPEVGTGTVGTVAFVKEQLRSYGVGFEDIGENSLLARIEGRGPGKTVALRGDMDALETQEETGLPYQSAVKGRAHACGHDGHTATLLAVARHLAGHRDFDGAVLLLFQSGEEGYDGALKVIEDGLFEKHDIDFIFGLHNWPGYATDQVVVHFGAAMASEDRFEILVRGKSGHASMPHGCVEPFAAVADIVKSAQSIVGRKVSAHDKAVVSITQVHGGSADNIIPDEVVIHGNVRTCDGAVQDLIEESLGRVAEGVARMYGVEATLTYRRKHPVLVNTMPEPARAAAAAVVGEDNVLTGELPVMGSEDFAFYLRHVPGCFLWVGNGKDSALLHNSKYDFNDEVILVGASVFVELVRQVL
- a CDS encoding DUF3100 domain-containing protein; protein product: MTDAIKNVKVHLVVLVLVCVSELIGILKFDVGPGTLVLLPMLYAVFLGTFLGPKFLKVVNDKDMLDSSTLVSLTLMLLMARYGTLVGPKFFEILKAGPALILQEFGNIGTLVIGIPIAMFLGLRREAVGAAHSIAREPNVALIGDIYGLDSPEGRGVMGVYICGTVFGTIFYGLAASFLSVLDVFHPYALAMAAGVGSASMMTATVGSLSAHYPAMADKIQAFGVASNTLSGLDGVYMSMFIALPLSNKLYNLLYRLRFGKTEEA
- a CDS encoding AMIN domain-containing protein → MRRRDLKLTMLSAVLALTLCCGAALAAGDETPWKVRRPADNTVLPSEFVHRPGAGEPLPADAGTDAPDGRSETEGGDAVAAAKPAQEAESKAEKPERDTASEEQARPAPTPSASSGTPAADMGRAGNLESVNLAKGVALFLPLDRPAAEPRTFVLKQPARMVFDLMGAWDNVGSNVYRLDSPLVEKVVMGEHAEFLRLVVYLNEAAGVTSLAAKTTFTPEGMRLELDAE
- a CDS encoding glycosyltransferase, giving the protein MRIVHFSTNSLAGMPLRLVQGLNAHTPHEARLVDLERYSLEKLGWYEHDIVFGETPEAAVRAAEEADVLHLHNYLDLDSRAFAPIDFRALQRRGKLVLRQFHSIPEVVADRMGAPLARVLGCELPALVISHYPERFYPQARVVPNFVPQDEPAYRPPAEDAPSGCDLFFSPTKLTSAWENRWNTKGAPEVEALMLALAAETGCTCETAHGLPLAEVLRRRSRARIVLDDMSNGSMHLSGLEGISQGKPVLAYLDERQLRVLAEMAGVSSQPYLNVRLEDARPVLRRLLAAPDEAREMGAEARRWLVRHFSDRQLVGRYVDAYEELAGGGGLSRQKSLRLDGALARFQAVELPELAWRARAARRGGGEH